In Sulfitobacter sp. LCG007, the sequence CAGCAGTCAGGACCACCTGCTCGTCGTGGTGCAGGACGAGCGCAAGCACATCGACCATTTCCCTGTCGCCGCCCGGGCGCCGCAGCATCAGCTCCTGCAGCTTCTGGAAGCCCCCTGGCAGCTCGGCGAAGGGTGCTCCGTTGCGCAAAGCGCCTGGCTTGCGCTGGATGACCGTAAGGTAATGGCGCCAATCATAAATCGTGCGCGGCGGCTTGTCGTGGGACCGATTGATCTGCCGTTCATGTTCGCAAAGGATCTGGCCCTCGGCAGCGATCACGAGGCGATCCGGATAGATCCTCAGGCTGACCGGACGGTTCGCGAAGGACGCAGGCACGCTGTACCTGTTGCGTTCGAAGCTGATGAGACACGTGGGCGATACCCGTTTGCTTTGCTCGATGAAGCCGTCAAAGGGTGGCGGCAGCGGCATCAACTCGGCCTGCTCCGTGGTCCAGACGTCCGCAAGGCTTCCAGGCAAACGGCCGTGCGGCGTCTCTTTCCACAGCTGCAGGCATCGCTGTTCCAGCCACGCGTTGAGCGACGCCAGGTCAGGGAAGTTCGGAATTGGTTGCCATAGCCGTGGTCGCGCATCCTGAACGTTCTTCTCGACCTGCCCTTCTCCCAGCCTGACGCCGGATTGCAGAAGTCGGGCTCGAAGACGTAATGGTTGGCCATCGCGAGGAACCGCATGTTGATCTGACGCTCCTTGCCGCGACCGATGCGATCCACCGCTGTGCGCATGTTGTCGTAGATGCCCCGGCCTGGCACACCGGCAAACACCCGGAAAGCATGCCAATGGGCATCGAAGAGCATCTCGTGCGTTTGCAGGAGATAGGCGCGGACGAGGAAGACGCGGCTGTGCGACAGCTTGATATGCGCGACCTGCAGCTTGGTCCTCTCACCCCCGATCCCCGCGTAATCTTCGCTCCAGTCAAACTGGAAGGCTTCGCCGGGCCGAAACGACAGGGGCACGAAGACACCGCGCCCCGTCGTCTGTTGCTCGCGTTGTCGTTCCCTGCGCCATTCCCGAGCGAACGCGGCCACACGGTTGTAGGAGCCAGTGTACCCAAGAGCGACCAGATCGGCATGAATATGCGTCAGGGGGCGGCGCTGCTTGCGCGACTTCGAGGCTTCGGTCTTCAGCCAGGCCGCAAGCTTGTCCGCGAAGGGATCGAGCTTGCTGGGGCGCTCTGGCACCGTGAACTTCGGCTCCACGGTGCCGGCCTTCAGGTACTTCTTGATCGTGTTCCGCGACAGGCCTGTCCGGCGCGAGATCTCACGGATGGGCAACTGCTCGCGCAGGGCCATCTTCCGTATGACATTCAGTAGTCCCATGTGGATCACTCCATTGCCCCCGTCGCTCAGTGCGCTCGGGCGGACGGCCACATGGGTCAATTCTCAATGGAAATCTGGCCTCTTCCCGGGTCAGTTCTGGGTGGAAATCAACAGCCGGCCCCCAACGCGCGGTCGATGATGGGTGCCAGTCTGGCGGGCGCAATGTCGCCTGCGTCGTTGTATGGGGTGACAAGGATGCCAGAGATGCCGCGCAACGCGGTGTCGAGGTCATGGGTCATCAGAATATATCCGGTTCACCCGCGGCAGGGCCGAAGGATTTTTCAAGGAAGTCGAAATCGCAGCCCGTGTCGGCCTGACCCACGTGTTTTGAGAACATGTAGCCCCAGCCGCGCTGGAACCGGGGTTCCGGTCGCTGCCATGCGGCACGACGGCGCGCGATTTCGGCGTCGTCCACCAGCATGTTCAACGTGCGCCTGGGCAGGTCCATGCGCACGATGTCACCGGTTTGCAGCAAGGCAAGCGGCCCGCCGACGAAACTTTCAGGTGCGACGTGCAGGACGCAGGCGCCGTAGGAGGTGCCAGACATCCGCGCGTCGGAAATGCGCAGCATGTCGCGATGGCCCTGCCTGATTAGCGCCTTTGGGATCGGCAGCATCCCCCATTCCGGCATACCGGGCCCGCCCAGGGGGCCTGCGTTGCGCAGAACCATGACGTGGTCGGGCGTGACATCCAGATTCTCGTCGTCCACCGCCTTCTTCATCTCGAGGTACTTGTCGAACACCAGCGCGGGCCCTTCGTGGACATGGTATTTCGGATCGCAGGCCGCCGGTTTGATGACCGCCCCATCCGGGCAGAGGTTGCCGCGCAGAAGTGCCAGAGAGCCCTCGTGATAGACCGGGTTCGACAAGGGGCGGATCACATCGTCATTGTAGACCACGGCGCCTTCCAGGTTTTCGCCCAGGCTCTTGCCGGTGACGGTGATGCAGGTCGTATCCAGACGGTCTTCCATCTGCTTCATCAGCGCGCGCAGACCTCCCGCCATGAAGAAATCCTCCATCAGGTAGTCCTTGCCGGACGGCCGGACGTTGGCGATCAATGGTGTTTCACGCCCCAAGGCATCCAGATCATCCAGGGTCAGGTTCACGCCCGCGCGGCGCGCCATGGCGATGAGGTGAATGACGGCGTTCGTTGAACAGCCCGTCGCCATCGCGACGATCGCCGCGTTCCGCACGGCGGCGTCTGTGATGATGCGGTCCGGGGTCAGATCCTCCCAGACCATGTCGACGATGCGCCGGCCGCAATCGGACCCCATACGCTGGTGGCCCGAGTCGGCGGCGGGGATCGAGGAGGCACCTGGCAGCGTCAGCCCCATCGCGTCGGTGATCGCGGTCATCGTGGACGCCGTGCCCATTGTCATGCAGGTGCCGACCGATCGGGCGATGCCGCCCTGAACGCCCAGCCATTCTTCATCGGTGATGTTGCCGGCGCGGCGTTCGTCCCAGTATTTCCAGGCATCCGAGCCGGAACCCAGGACCTTCCCCGCGTAGTGGCCCCGCAGCATGGGCCCCGCAGGAAGATAGATGAACGGGACGCCAGCCGTGATCGCCCCCATGACAAGTCCGGGCGTGGTCTTGTCGCAACCGCCCATCAGGACCACACCATCGAATGGATGCGAGCGGATCATCTCCTCCGTCTCCATCGCAAGCATGTTGCGATAGAGCATCGACGTTGGTTTCGTGAAACTTTCGTCGACCGACAGCGCCGGCATCTCGACGCCAAAGCCGCCATTCTGGAGCACGCCGCGTTTGACGTCCTGGGCCCGTTCGCGAAAGTGGCCGTGGCAAGAGTTGATCTCGGACCAGGTGTTCAGGATGCCGATGAGCGGCTTTCCGCGAAACTCTTCCTCGGAATAGCCCATCTGCATCATCCGCGACCGATGGCCGAAGCTCCGCAGATCGTCGGGGCCGAACCACCGCGAGGATCGAAGCGTGTCTGAAGTCTTGCGCGCGTTCACCATCTGCGGTCCCTCCGGTCAGTCGGCCCAATCTGGGTATGCGCAGTCATCCAAATCCGTCAATCGCCTTTTATGGGGTCATATCTTCCCGAATTTATAGATGCTGATACGTCGGAGCATGACGTGCTGAAAGTTAATGTATGCGCATCCATGGTGCTGCAAGTATCCGCCGCGCTCCGCGGCACAGGGAGGATCGAATGACAATTTCACGAAGAACGTTTCTGGCCGCGGCGTCCGTAGCAGCCCTTCTGGTGCAGCCCGTCGCAGCTGCCGCACAGGACCTGCCGCGCAATGTGCGCATGGTGATCGGGTCCAGCTCGACGGGAGGCGACACCTACCAGAACGCCTCGATTCTGGCCGAGGCTTTGAGCGAGCACCTTGGCGTGAACATCCGCGTCGATCCGGTCGGTGCGTCGGAGGCATTCAAGGCTCTCGCCCGCGACGGCCGCGGCACCACGATCATGATGCATCACG encodes:
- the araD gene encoding L-arabinonate dehydratase, with amino-acid sequence MVNARKTSDTLRSSRWFGPDDLRSFGHRSRMMQMGYSEEEFRGKPLIGILNTWSEINSCHGHFRERAQDVKRGVLQNGGFGVEMPALSVDESFTKPTSMLYRNMLAMETEEMIRSHPFDGVVLMGGCDKTTPGLVMGAITAGVPFIYLPAGPMLRGHYAGKVLGSGSDAWKYWDERRAGNITDEEWLGVQGGIARSVGTCMTMGTASTMTAITDAMGLTLPGASSIPAADSGHQRMGSDCGRRIVDMVWEDLTPDRIITDAAVRNAAIVAMATGCSTNAVIHLIAMARRAGVNLTLDDLDALGRETPLIANVRPSGKDYLMEDFFMAGGLRALMKQMEDRLDTTCITVTGKSLGENLEGAVVYNDDVIRPLSNPVYHEGSLALLRGNLCPDGAVIKPAACDPKYHVHEGPALVFDKYLEMKKAVDDENLDVTPDHVMVLRNAGPLGGPGMPEWGMLPIPKALIRQGHRDMLRISDARMSGTSYGACVLHVAPESFVGGPLALLQTGDIVRMDLPRRTLNMLVDDAEIARRRAAWQRPEPRFQRGWGYMFSKHVGQADTGCDFDFLEKSFGPAAGEPDIF